A genomic segment from Arcobacter acticola encodes:
- a CDS encoding DEAD/DEAH box helicase family protein produces MARHEKEKAFQKHICDYLINNHKYKKLNQANDIANDEYYIAKELLLEFISSTQETKLKALQKDYGKDSGDEIISALKDELNIKPLWKIMRDGFSVRKHEFKLFFPKPRSNTTDKSQKLYEQNSIKIKDELVIKGDKRIDIVLYLNGLPIITMELKHEDAGQYLEDAVLQYTKRNHKDKIYQLPFLHIALDTSEVKVATNPSSESNFLWFNQDLENKPITDGEYPVEYMYKEVLSFDSILSYLSFYLVYVPKSEKNEAFSIFPRYHQIRSTNRLYDDILNNFKTTNSIAGKYLINHSAGSGKTLTMSWTADKLHSLYKDSENKAFDMIFLLTDRKSLDKNISDELGNFTHLKDVVKYAKNGENLKKLIQEKSSIIVSTAQKFNIITEELKENSNLSKLRIAFIIDEAHRSQDGKTSTNVKSPFSEYETEKYDDPNDEIVDKIETLENKNITFIAYTATPSQRTVTLFEKPFDVYSEAQAIHEEYILDVASNIISYETLFNMDSKIALKNEKLYPKGVIKKALQQRAYEDEGLIQYKAEVMLRIFEEKIKDLINGKAKVMVVASSRVAGLTYFKILKEKIFQRKYNFPCKILYAFSNFTHPQTNDTISEYDINDLNAGELIEDRFEQDDYRILVVANKFQTGFNQPLLAGMFLDKSVNDINAVQTLSRLNRCAKGKNETVVVDFTNSVEKIFKAFNKYREGTPYEPQQPNYEKILELITQIKSYKLFSDDIIKEVLKYHDENSDALKMSLINKIRTNFNIVITDIEERVSFVYLLLKLNTQYQFLKSFFTFNKELENFIRFCEIIDTQLIKKGNESELLKALKNVGLTKANVIFHGEKKFENKKPKTRNGGGGNNTPPPKGTISSMLEDLKEEYKISDEEAIIIREICEEKLHDESILTTIHNNQDDEDYLRVYYSSELRASIVRSYEDRELDDKIIEPIYDDKGAILDTMTGTIISQELFNIGKLRY; encoded by the coding sequence ATGGCAAGGCATGAAAAAGAGAAAGCATTTCAAAAGCATATTTGCGATTATCTAATAAACAATCACAAATATAAAAAACTAAATCAAGCAAATGATATAGCAAATGATGAATACTACATTGCCAAAGAGTTACTTCTTGAATTTATAAGCTCTACCCAAGAGACAAAACTAAAAGCTTTGCAAAAAGATTATGGAAAAGATAGTGGCGATGAGATTATTTCAGCATTAAAAGATGAATTAAATATTAAACCTCTTTGGAAAATCATGAGAGATGGTTTTAGTGTACGAAAACATGAATTTAAACTTTTTTTTCCAAAACCTCGTTCGAACACTACAGACAAATCACAAAAACTTTATGAACAAAATAGTATAAAAATAAAAGATGAACTTGTGATAAAAGGTGATAAACGAATAGATATAGTTTTATATCTAAATGGTTTGCCAATCATCACTATGGAGCTTAAACATGAAGATGCAGGGCAATATTTAGAAGATGCAGTTTTACAATACACAAAACGAAATCACAAAGATAAGATTTATCAACTTCCATTTTTACATATAGCTTTGGATACAAGTGAAGTAAAAGTAGCAACCAATCCAAGCAGTGAAAGTAACTTTTTATGGTTTAATCAAGATTTAGAAAATAAGCCAATAACTGATGGTGAATATCCAGTTGAGTATATGTATAAAGAGGTATTGAGTTTTGATTCTATTTTAAGTTATCTCTCTTTTTATTTGGTGTATGTTCCTAAAAGTGAAAAAAATGAAGCCTTTTCAATCTTTCCAAGATACCATCAAATACGCTCAACAAATAGATTATATGATGATATTTTAAATAATTTTAAAACTACAAATAGTATAGCAGGTAAGTATCTTATAAATCATTCAGCAGGTTCTGGAAAAACTTTGACCATGAGTTGGACAGCAGATAAACTTCATAGTTTGTATAAAGACTCAGAAAACAAAGCTTTTGATATGATATTTTTACTTACAGATAGAAAAAGTTTAGATAAAAATATTAGTGATGAACTAGGAAATTTTACCCACTTAAAAGATGTAGTTAAATATGCAAAAAATGGTGAAAATCTAAAAAAATTGATTCAAGAAAAAAGCTCTATTATAGTATCTACTGCTCAAAAGTTTAATATCATAACTGAAGAGCTAAAAGAAAATAGCAATTTGAGTAAGTTAAGAATTGCATTTATTATTGATGAAGCACATCGTTCGCAAGATGGAAAAACAAGCACAAATGTAAAATCCCCTTTTTCTGAGTATGAAACAGAAAAATATGATGATCCCAATGATGAAATAGTAGATAAAATAGAAACTTTAGAAAATAAAAATATTACTTTTATAGCTTATACTGCAACACCATCACAAAGAACAGTAACACTGTTTGAAAAGCCTTTTGATGTTTACAGTGAAGCTCAAGCAATACATGAAGAGTATATTTTAGATGTGGCTTCAAATATTATCTCTTATGAAACTTTATTTAATATGGACTCGAAAATTGCTTTAAAAAATGAAAAACTATATCCAAAAGGTGTGATAAAAAAAGCACTGCAACAAAGAGCTTATGAAGATGAAGGATTGATACAATATAAAGCAGAAGTGATGCTAAGAATCTTTGAAGAGAAAATCAAAGATTTAATTAATGGCAAAGCCAAAGTAATGGTTGTGGCTTCTTCAAGGGTTGCAGGGCTTACATATTTTAAAATATTAAAAGAGAAAATATTTCAAAGAAAATATAACTTTCCTTGTAAAATTTTATATGCTTTTTCGAACTTCACTCATCCTCAAACAAACGATACTATTAGTGAATACGATATAAATGATTTAAATGCAGGTGAACTTATAGAAGATAGATTTGAACAAGATGATTATAGAATACTTGTAGTTGCAAATAAGTTTCAAACAGGATTTAATCAACCCTTACTAGCTGGTATGTTTTTAGATAAATCTGTAAATGATATAAATGCAGTTCAAACACTTTCAAGACTTAATAGATGTGCAAAAGGCAAAAATGAAACAGTTGTTGTTGATTTTACAAATAGTGTTGAAAAAATATTTAAAGCATTTAATAAATACAGAGAAGGTACACCTTATGAGCCTCAACAACCAAACTATGAAAAAATACTAGAGTTAATAACTCAAATAAAATCATATAAACTTTTTAGTGATGATATTATTAAAGAAGTATTAAAATATCATGATGAAAATAGTGATGCTTTAAAAATGTCGCTTATAAATAAAATAAGAACAAATTTTAATATAGTAATTACAGATATAGAAGAAAGAGTTTCATTTGTTTATTTACTTTTAAAATTAAATACTCAATATCAATTCTTAAAATCTTTTTTTACTTTTAATAAAGAGCTTGAAAATTTCATTAGATTTTGTGAGATTATAGATACTCAACTTATAAAAAAAGGAAATGAATCTGAACTTTTAAAAGCTTTAAAAAACGTAGGTCTTACAAAAGCGAATGTAATATTTCATGGTGAGAAAAAATTTGAAAATAAAAAACCAAAAACTAGAAATGGAGGTGGTGGAAATAATACTCCACCACCTAAAGGAACAATTTCAAGTATGCTTGAAGATTTAAAAGAAGAGTATAAGATAAGCGATGAAGAAGCTATTATCATAAGAGAGATTTGTGAAGAAAAGTTACATGATGAAAGTATACTAACAACAATACATAATAACCAAGATGATGAAGATTATCTAAGAGTTTATTATAGTTCAGAGTTAAGAGCTAGTATTGTAAGGTCTTATGAAGATAGAGAATTAGATGATAAAATAATTGAACCAATTTATGATGATAAAGGTGCAATACTTGATACTATGACTGGAACTATTATATCTCAAGAACTTTTTAATATTGGAAAATTGAGATATTAA
- a CDS encoding polysaccharide deacetylase family protein: MKKPIIFALSCLLSLNAYCAEPKDDYDTLKKSIVKQFEKQTPKEWGENVKGVKTQLVTKQKTIAITLDACGSPHGMAYDSKLIAYLEKNEIPATLFINARWIDTNLETFKKLAANPLFEIGNHGMAHKPASVSGESAYGLKGTANVEELVDEIEQSARKIQSITNKRPVYFRSGTAYYDEVAVKIANKLKHQVIGFSILGDAGATYTAKQVENAFLTAKSGDIFIAHFNHPESQTREGMIRAIEKLKANGYKFAKLSDYKLK; this comes from the coding sequence ATGAAAAAACCAATTATTTTTGCCCTATCTTGTCTGCTATCTTTAAATGCATACTGTGCAGAACCAAAAGATGACTATGATACATTAAAAAAATCTATAGTTAAACAATTTGAAAAGCAAACTCCAAAAGAATGGGGAGAAAATGTAAAAGGTGTAAAAACACAATTAGTAACAAAACAAAAAACAATTGCAATTACATTAGATGCATGTGGAAGTCCTCATGGAATGGCTTATGATAGTAAACTTATTGCTTATTTAGAAAAAAATGAAATTCCTGCAACTTTATTTATAAACGCAAGATGGATTGATACTAATCTTGAAACATTCAAAAAATTAGCAGCTAATCCTCTTTTTGAAATAGGAAATCATGGAATGGCTCATAAACCAGCATCTGTAAGTGGTGAATCAGCTTATGGATTAAAAGGTACTGCAAATGTTGAAGAATTAGTTGATGAAATAGAGCAAAGTGCTAGAAAAATCCAATCAATTACAAATAAAAGACCAGTTTATTTTAGATCAGGAACTGCTTATTATGATGAAGTTGCTGTAAAAATTGCAAATAAATTAAAACATCAAGTTATTGGTTTTTCTATTTTAGGAGATGCAGGAGCAACTTATACTGCAAAACAAGTTGAAAATGCATTTTTAACAGCTAAAAGTGGAGATATTTTTATCGCACATTTTAATCATCCAGAATCTCAAACAAGAGAAGGTATGATAAGAGCCATTGAAAAGCTTAAAGCAAATGGTTATAAATTTGCTAAATTATCTGATTATAAATTAAAATAA
- a CDS encoding HesA/MoeB/ThiF family protein, which yields MNEEFNEYFNRQIKLWGQETQDSLQGKKVAIIGSGGLGCTLAIALGASGIGEFAFIDFDTVGVHNIHRQIGFKVGDDGKYKANVLKELVESRCPFTKVTAYTEGFDEFAARGLEFDLIIDATDNLPTRASINEYCMKNNQAWIYGSVEEFHGQVCFFEKASYEAVFQINDRKPNGIACPIVMHIGSLQANLALRYLAGLSVKKDILYYLSFDSEGVLNTKKFNLPVA from the coding sequence ATGAATGAAGAATTTAACGAATATTTCAACAGACAAATTAAGCTTTGGGGACAAGAAACACAAGACTCTTTGCAAGGTAAAAAAGTAGCTATTATCGGAAGTGGTGGATTAGGTTGTACTTTAGCTATTGCTCTTGGAGCTTCTGGAATAGGGGAGTTTGCCTTTATAGACTTTGATACAGTTGGTGTTCATAACATCCATAGACAAATAGGTTTCAAAGTTGGAGATGATGGAAAATATAAAGCAAATGTTTTAAAAGAATTAGTAGAATCAAGATGTCCTTTTACTAAAGTTACAGCTTATACAGAAGGTTTTGATGAATTTGCTGCAAGAGGTTTAGAGTTTGATTTAATCATAGATGCAACGGACAATCTTCCAACACGAGCATCAATAAATGAATATTGCATGAAAAACAATCAAGCATGGATTTATGGTAGTGTTGAAGAGTTTCATGGTCAAGTTTGTTTCTTTGAAAAAGCATCTTATGAAGCTGTTTTCCAAATAAATGATAGAAAACCAAACGGAATAGCTTGTCCAATAGTTATGCATATAGGTTCACTTCAAGCGAATTTAGCACTTAGATATTTAGCAGGTCTTAGTGTAAAAAAAGATATTTTATATTATCTTTCTTTTGATAGTGAAGGTGTTTTAAATACAAAAAAATTCAATCTTCCAGTTGCATAA
- a CDS encoding LysE family translocator, with amino-acid sequence MLPIETLLAFFSAALLLALVPGPDNIFVLTQSIFQGKKSGIMVMFGLCTGLIFHTLAVTLGVAVIFQTSAIAFTILKIIGAGYLLYLAWQIFKAPSEKIDTKNNKIIDYKKLYYRGIIMNITNPKVSIFFLAFLPQFTNPNLGSVSFQMILLGGLFILATIIIFGMIALLSGSISQVFNKSEKSQMILNKLASFVFVALAVKLITTKQ; translated from the coding sequence ATGTTACCAATAGAAACTTTACTTGCTTTTTTTTCAGCGGCTCTTTTATTAGCTTTAGTTCCAGGGCCTGATAATATTTTTGTTTTAACACAATCGATTTTTCAAGGAAAAAAATCAGGTATTATGGTGATGTTTGGCTTATGTACAGGTCTTATCTTTCATACATTAGCTGTAACTTTAGGAGTTGCAGTTATATTTCAAACATCAGCAATAGCATTTACAATCCTAAAAATTATAGGTGCAGGATATTTATTATATCTTGCATGGCAAATTTTCAAAGCTCCAAGTGAAAAAATAGATACAAAAAACAATAAAATCATTGATTATAAAAAACTATACTATCGTGGAATTATTATGAATATAACAAATCCAAAAGTTTCTATTTTCTTTTTGGCTTTTTTACCACAATTTACAAATCCAAATTTAGGAAGTGTTTCTTTTCAAATGATATTATTAGGTGGATTATTTATACTTGCAACTATAATAATTTTTGGAATGATAGCTTTACTTTCAGGAAGTATATCTCAAGTTTTTAATAAATCTGAAAAATCTCAAATGATATTAAATAAACTAGCATCTTTTGTATTTGTAGCACTTGCTGTGAAATTAATAACGACTAAACAATAA
- the carB gene encoding carbamoyl-phosphate synthase large subunit → MPKREDIKSILLIGSGPIVIGQACEFDYSGTQATKTLKELGYRVVLINSNPATIMTDPEFADKTYIEPITEAVVAKIIEKEKIDAILPTMGGQTALNVATSMYDKGMLEGVAFLGAHPDAIKKGEDRHLFNEAMIKIGMDLPRSANAYSVEEAMKVAKEIGFPVISRASFTLAGGGSGVAYNMEEFKKLAEAGIDASPINEIEIMESMLGWKEYEMEVIRDNKDNCIIVCSIENLDPMGVHTGDSVTIAPALTLTDKEYQDMRNASFAILREIGVDTGGSNVQFSICPNTGRMIVIEMNPRVSRSSALASKATGYPIAKVATLLAVGFTLDEIQNDITGTTASFEPVIDYIVTKIPRFTFEKFPKAESTLTTSMKSVGEVMAIGRTFNESIQKALCSLETGLVGFDRIAGDLDLIKKEIRRPNDKRLLYLMEGMRQGLTNEDIFELSKIDPWFLTKFREIHDLEVSINESILTDAAFMRKIKTNGFSDKMIATLIGKTEENIYTARKALDVDFEYNEVDTCSAEFKALTPYLYSTTNISKLPKVAKVESNEKKVMIIGGGPNRIGQGIEFDYCCVHASFALNEMGVKTIMYNCNPETVSTDYDTSDVLYFEPIDFEHVRSVVEKENPDGVIVHFGGQTPLKLANALTKAGAKIIGTTAEVIDLAEDRKKFSAFVENIGLLQPENGTAVEVTEAIEIAEKIGYPVLVRPSFVLGGRGMKIVYSTEELKQYMDEAVSVSNDAPVLIDKFLDRAIELDVDCICDGKEVYIGGIMQHIEEAGIHSGDSACSLPPISISDELIKELETKTKEMALGLGVVGLMNTQYAIHKGQIYLIEVNPRASRTVPFVSKATGMPLAKVATRVMWGETLRDALAVYDKDIVTEGNGVLKPKLKGHVAVKEAVFPFNKLTGADLLLSPEMKSTGEVMGISDNFGMAFAKSQSAAKNSLPKDGKVFISLCDLDKEFAPSIAKGLSENGFTLVATGGTHKAIADAGIECEKVLKVSEGRPNITDLLANGDIAMAINTSEAKESSKDDGKEIRRSVLKMNVPYFTTVAAGLASVEAIKVLKTNDVSTPKSIQEFLND, encoded by the coding sequence ATGCCAAAAAGAGAAGATATAAAGTCTATTTTACTTATTGGTTCTGGACCAATTGTTATTGGTCAAGCGTGTGAGTTTGATTACTCAGGTACACAAGCTACTAAAACGCTAAAAGAACTAGGATACAGAGTTGTTTTAATAAATTCTAATCCAGCAACGATCATGACTGATCCTGAATTTGCTGATAAAACATACATTGAGCCAATTACAGAAGCTGTAGTTGCTAAAATCATTGAAAAAGAAAAAATTGATGCTATTTTACCTACTATGGGTGGACAAACAGCACTTAATGTTGCAACTTCGATGTATGACAAAGGTATGCTTGAAGGTGTTGCTTTCCTTGGAGCTCATCCTGATGCTATTAAAAAAGGTGAAGATAGACATCTTTTCAACGAAGCAATGATTAAAATTGGTATGGATTTACCAAGAAGTGCAAATGCATACAGTGTTGAAGAAGCTATGAAAGTAGCAAAAGAAATTGGTTTCCCAGTAATCTCTAGAGCTTCATTTACCCTAGCAGGTGGTGGAAGCGGTGTTGCTTATAATATGGAAGAGTTTAAAAAACTAGCTGAAGCTGGAATTGATGCCTCTCCAATTAATGAAATTGAAATTATGGAATCTATGCTTGGTTGGAAAGAATACGAGATGGAAGTTATCAGAGATAATAAAGATAACTGTATCATCGTATGTTCTATTGAAAACCTAGACCCAATGGGTGTTCATACAGGAGACTCTGTTACTATTGCTCCAGCTCTTACACTTACAGATAAAGAGTATCAAGATATGAGAAATGCATCTTTTGCAATTCTTAGAGAAATTGGTGTTGATACAGGTGGTTCAAATGTACAATTCTCAATCTGTCCAAACACTGGAAGAATGATTGTAATTGAAATGAATCCAAGGGTTTCACGATCATCAGCACTTGCTTCAAAAGCAACAGGATACCCAATTGCAAAAGTAGCAACTTTACTAGCTGTTGGATTCACTCTTGATGAAATTCAAAATGATATTACAGGAACAACAGCATCATTTGAACCAGTAATTGATTATATTGTTACAAAAATTCCGAGATTTACTTTTGAAAAATTCCCTAAAGCTGAATCTACATTAACAACTTCTATGAAATCAGTTGGTGAAGTAATGGCAATTGGAAGAACTTTTAATGAATCAATCCAAAAAGCTCTTTGTTCACTAGAAACTGGACTTGTAGGATTTGATAGAATTGCTGGTGATTTAGATTTAATTAAAAAAGAAATTAGAAGACCAAATGATAAAAGACTTTTATATCTAATGGAAGGTATGAGACAAGGTCTTACAAATGAAGATATTTTCGAATTATCAAAAATTGACCCATGGTTCTTAACTAAATTTAGAGAAATCCATGATTTAGAAGTTTCAATAAATGAATCAATCTTAACAGATGCAGCATTTATGAGAAAAATTAAAACAAATGGTTTCAGTGATAAAATGATTGCTACTTTGATTGGTAAAACAGAAGAAAATATTTATACTGCTAGAAAAGCTTTAGATGTAGATTTTGAATACAATGAAGTTGATACTTGTTCTGCTGAGTTTAAAGCTTTAACTCCATATTTATACTCAACTACAAATATTTCAAAACTACCAAAAGTTGCAAAAGTTGAATCAAACGAGAAAAAAGTAATGATTATTGGTGGTGGACCAAATAGAATCGGTCAAGGAATTGAGTTTGACTATTGTTGTGTACATGCATCATTTGCTTTAAATGAAATGGGTGTAAAAACAATTATGTATAACTGTAATCCTGAAACTGTATCAACAGATTATGATACTTCAGATGTTTTATATTTTGAACCAATTGATTTTGAACACGTAAGAAGCGTAGTTGAAAAAGAAAATCCAGATGGTGTAATCGTACATTTTGGTGGACAAACTCCTTTAAAACTTGCAAATGCTTTAACAAAAGCAGGAGCAAAAATCATAGGAACAACAGCTGAAGTTATTGATTTAGCAGAAGATAGAAAAAAATTCTCAGCATTTGTTGAAAATATTGGATTATTACAACCTGAAAATGGAACAGCTGTAGAAGTAACAGAAGCTATAGAAATCGCAGAAAAAATTGGTTATCCAGTTCTAGTACGTCCTTCATTTGTTCTTGGTGGAAGAGGAATGAAAATTGTTTATTCAACAGAAGAATTAAAACAATATATGGATGAAGCGGTTTCAGTTTCAAATGATGCACCTGTATTAATCGATAAATTTTTAGATAGAGCAATTGAACTTGATGTTGATTGTATTTGTGATGGAAAAGAAGTTTACATTGGTGGAATTATGCAACATATTGAAGAAGCAGGTATTCACTCAGGAGATTCAGCTTGTTCTTTACCTCCAATTTCAATCAGCGATGAACTAATAAAAGAGCTTGAGACAAAAACAAAAGAGATGGCTTTAGGTTTGGGTGTTGTTGGATTAATGAATACTCAATATGCAATTCATAAAGGTCAAATTTATTTAATTGAAGTAAATCCAAGAGCTTCAAGAACGGTTCCATTTGTAAGTAAAGCAACTGGAATGCCACTTGCAAAAGTTGCAACTAGAGTTATGTGGGGTGAAACTTTAAGAGACGCATTAGCTGTTTATGATAAAGATATTGTAACAGAAGGTAATGGTGTTTTAAAACCAAAATTAAAAGGTCATGTAGCTGTTAAAGAAGCTGTTTTCCCATTTAATAAATTAACTGGTGCAGATTTACTTTTAAGTCCTGAAATGAAATCAACAGGTGAAGTAATGGGTATTTCTGATAACTTTGGTATGGCATTTGCTAAATCTCAAAGTGCAGCAAAAAATAGTTTACCAAAAGATGGAAAAGTATTTATTTCATTATGTGATTTAGATAAAGAGTTTGCACCTTCAATTGCAAAAGGTTTAAGTGAAAATGGCTTTACACTAGTTGCAACAGGTGGAACTCATAAAGCTATTGCAGATGCTGGAATTGAGTGTGAAAAAGTATTAAAAGTTAGTGAAGGAAGACCAAATATCACTGATTTACTTGCAAATGGTGATATTGCAATGGCAATTAATACAAGCGAAGCAAAAGAGTCATCAAAAGATGATGGAAAAGAGATTAGAAGATCAGTTCTTAAAATGAATGTTCCATATTTCACAACAGTAGCAGCTGGACTTGCATCTGTTGAAGCGATAAAAGTTTTAAAAACAAATGACGTTTCAACTCCAAAATCAATCCAAGAATTCTTAAACGATTAA